The sequence below is a genomic window from Calditrichota bacterium.
GTAAAGACGTAACGCGCGCCATCGATACCCCGAGCCCAGTGAAAGCCCCACATCCAGCTTCTGGCTGCCAAACATTTCAGTGGTTGTGGCCGTAGGAAATTTAAGATTTCCGGTGATCACTGCCTGAAACGCGCGGCTTGTATCTGACAAAAGGGACCGGGTTACCGAGAGCACCAAATTCCCCAACTGCCATCCGGAATCAGAAGAGCGGTTCACCACCTTCTCACCATTTTCCCCCGGGACAATCATTTCCACCACAAATCGGTTCCGGGGGAATTTATCCCGACCGGCCTGTCCTAATCCCATCATGCGGTGAAATCCTTCGATCGCTCCATCCAGAACCCCTCCCGAAAGGTACCGAACCGGCCATTCAACCATCACTTCAAATCGACTGGTCACTCCGTAGGCCGCCCGAAAAACGGTTTCGTGGATTTCGCCGTCCATGAGAAAACGCCGCTCGTCGTAAAGCCACATATTTTTCCACGTGTGTTGAAGCTGCAACGCCCAATTCCCCTGATCCAGCGTCCACGGAGGGTGGTGTTGTATTCCGAATCGCAACTGCTGAATGGGGGACTGGCTGCGCAGCGGGAAAAAGCCCAATGCCCTGTTCTCTTGTGCATGAAGAGCCGGCTCTTTTCCAATTAGGGCTAACCCCAGAATAATGAGGCTAAGTTTCACCATTCCAACTGACATTTTGGGTTTCATTTTCAGCCTTTTCTTAAAAGACACTAAAAGACCCATATTTTTTCGGATGTTTCTGAATATCTTCAGTCAATGCCCGAAGTGCTTTTGCCACGGCCAGCCATTCCTTGTACAGCGCAGGATCCTGTGTAAGGCGCCCAAACGTGCCCTTCCCTTGCAATTTTTTCAGCAG
It includes:
- a CDS encoding DUF3187 family protein — its product is MVKLSLIILGLALIGKEPALHAQENRALGFFPLRSQSPIQQLRFGIQHHPPWTLDQGNWALQLQHTWKNMWLYDERRFLMDGEIHETVFRAAYGVTSRFEVMVEWPVRYLSGGVLDGAIEGFHRMMGLGQAGRDKFPRNRFVVEMIVPGENGEKVVNRSSDSGWQLGNLVLSVTRSLLSDTSRAFQAVITGNLKFPTATTTEMFGSQKLDVGLSLGSGYRWRALRLYYNAGILYFGDKAVMGLALRQWRFSSLFAVEYHPNKSRHSWVVQGLVESGVAKHYGQFSDRTSEVVFGYKRRVKKDWTVEAGFLENLFYFDNSPDVALHVAVTRFIRK